GCGCAGTGTGACGCGGATCGCGCTCCGGCCCCCGTGCTCTCCATCCGTCATAACTCAGCATCATGGCACGGCAGTTGGGGCCATCACGGCATTGCTGTCACATATTGTGACGTTCCTGTTACGGGTCTTGAGTGACGTATCGGAGGCCGCCGACCGCCGGTGTCGGCGGGCGACGGCGTGTTGCACCTGGTGCCGCATCAGGCAACGTCTGCCCTGTAGCGGGTGAGAGGATCGCCCGGTGATCGGGAGGGGCTGGTGCCTCCTGCCGGTCGCCGTTCGACGAGCGGGTGCGCAGAGGCGTCGCCCAGAGCATCACCCGGAGGACGCGTCACACCACTACAGAGCAGACGTTGACCGACGCGGCTCCAGGGTGATGAACACCAGATGGGGAAGTGCGAACACCGCCGCTCCTTTTCCGGACATAGATGGTGCGGCTCAGGGGCGGGGTTGGTTCCGCGCGATCCCGGATGGCGTAGACGCGGCCGCCGCGACCCAGGCCGCCGACGACGCCCGGGAACGACCGCCCAGCACCTCCTGACTGTGCGGCTGGAGTAGTGGCGCGCGCAGGCCTCGCCCGGCGCGGAATGTGTGTCGCATGCCGATGACGGAGAGCCGCTTCACCTGTTCTGGTGCCAGGGGAAGATCTTCGACGACGGCAAGCTGCGGTCCCTGCCTGTGGTCTCCGGGCGGGCCCGCGCCCAGCTGAACCGGGATCGCGGCGAAGATGACCCGCCCGCCGAAGACGGAGCCCCGACCGCTCGCGTGACTGCGCGAAGACCTGAAGGCCCGTGCCCGCGCTTTCCTGCCCGGCCGGCCGGCCTCATCGACTCGCTCCTTGAGCGCGCCGACGCCAGGGCCCACGCGACGCGCTCGATGCGCTCGACCATGTGATGGTGAGTCAGGCAGATCCCACCACTGACCAGGGACAGGAAGCGTTCATGCCTGACAACGCCCAGTACTTTCCGCAGATGATTGTCCCGACGGGACATGTCGAACCGGTCGCCCGCCGTATCCGCGCCTTCCTGGCCGGCCGCACACTGTTCGACACCGTGCGGGCTGTCTACGTATGGGAGTGGCCCGGCTATCCGCAGTACTGCGTGCCGGCGGAGGACTTCACCGAAGGCGTTCTCGTCGATGAGGACCACACGCAGAAGCTGAGCCTGGGGGTGGCGCGCCGCCATGGGCTGCGTATCGGCGAGGCCGCGCGGCCCGGCTCGGCGCGGCTGTGGACGGAGGAGGTGCCGCCGGGTCTCGCGGGCACCGTACGTATCGACTGGGCCGCCCCCGACGCGTGGTTCGAGGAGGACGAGCAGGTGTTCGTCCATCCCCGCAGCCCCTACACGCGGGTGGACGCGCTCCGGTCGAGCCGCACCGTCCGCGTCGAACTGGACGGCGAGGTCCTGGCCGAGGCGCCCTCGACCGTCATGGTGTTCGAAACCGGTCTGCCGACCCGCTACTACCTCGACCGCCTGCACACCGATCTCACCCGGCTGGTGCCCAGCGACACCGTGACCGCCTGCCCGTACAAGGGCACCACCAGCGCGTACTGGTCCGCCACCACGAAAGCCGGCAGTCACGCGGACATCGCCTGGTCCTACGATTTCCCCACCCGCCAGCTCGCGCCCATCGCCGGGCTGGTGGCCTTCTACAACGAACAGGCGGACATCTTCCTCGACGGCCGAGCGCTGCCCCGCCCGGCCCCCGTCAAGCGAACAGCCGCGCGCAGACCCGCCTGACGCCTCACGCGCGCACCCCTCAGCCGTGGTGTGGGAAGGCCGTCATGAGGGGTGAGCGATATAAGCAGGCGACGGTACGTGGCCAGGGGTGTACCTGGCGGTTATCGCATTTGGGACAACAAGGGGCGGCGCTGGTGGGGCGACCACTACGAGCTCTGTCCTGACGGTCTCCTGGCGGAGTTGAACGGTGCCGCCGAACCGGCGAAGCTCACTGCTCTTCTTAAGCAATACCGGGCACAGAAGCGCTGATCGCCTGGCGGCGGCGTGGCCTGGCGGATCACGGACTTGGCGCAGAGGATCGCGCGGATTCCGGGTCATCCTCGCCGTACTGACGAGGGATGGGTCCGGCGCGGCTCGGGGCGGTGCGGGCCCCTGCCGAGTCGGCAGGGGCCCGCACCGCCGAGCAGAGGACAAGCTCCCCTCGGCCTACCGGCCTCGCCTCACTTCAGATGCCGCCCGAAGAACCGGTTCCCGTCCTCCACCTCGAAGTACGGGGTCCCGACGTGCCCGCCCATGTTGGCGTGCAGAGTCTTCTCCTTGGTACCGAAGGCGTCGAACAGGTCCAGGGCCCGCTGCCGGGGGTTCCCTTCGTCGTCCCACTGGAGCAGGAACAGCAGCGGAATGCTGACCTGCCGGGCCTCCTCGCGCTGGGCCCGGGGTACGTAACCCCCGGCGAAGAGTCCGGCGGCCGCGATGCGCGGCTCGGTCACCGCCAGCCGGATGCCGACGGCGGTCCACCCCGAGTACCCGACCGGGCCGCCGATTTCGGGCAGTACGAGGAGTGCGTCCAGGGTGGTCCGCCATTCCGGGACCGCTTTTTCGACCAGCGGGCCGATGAACGACTCGAAGATCTCATCGACCGGCTCACCGGCCTGCATGGCCCGACGGATGTCGGCACGGGCCTTTTCGTCGGCGGCCGAACGCGGCCGGTCACCGCACCCGGGAGCGTCGATGGTGGCCACCGCGTAGCCGTACGCCGCGGATTGCCGCGCCCGGGCCACCAGCCGGGACTGATTCCGGGGCAGGCCGTTGTTGTGGGCCATGAGGACCAGCGGGGCCGGCGTGGATCCAGGCGTCCACAGGGTGCCAGGGATCTCGCCGAGGGTGAATTCGCGTTCGAGGACGCCGTCGTCGTGGCGAATTTCGGAAATAACCTGCATCGTCGTGCCTTTCGGAAGCGCTCCGTAACGGCGCTCCCGGGCGACCTATCGCCCGACCGTGGCCCCGGAGGGGAGCACCCATGTCGATACTGCGTTCACGGGTACCACCTCCTCGTCCTCTCGCACGGCCGCCAGAAAGCTAACAGCGGCCGCCATGACCCGCCAACAGGTTTTCGCGAAGCCCACGTGACCCCACACCACGACGCCAGAAACGCACCCCCCCCGCGACGCCGCCACCCACCTCCACACACCGGCCCGAGGCAGCTGAGCGTCACCCCACTACCCATAGGAAGGTCGTGTTCCGTGCAGGGCCCCGGGGCAGTGAGCCCGAGACACCTGAGACGAGGGGAGCTTCGGTGAAAGCGGCGGTACACGCAGCCCGTCCAATATCGTCCCGGACGGTGGGGACGGCTCCAGTACACGTGCCGAGTCCGTCGACACCTACGCCGCCTGTTCGACGTTCCTGCTCGCTCACGAGTTGGAACACATCATGGGCGGACACTTCTTCGAGCAACTGAGTACGGTCGCGGAGGGCTCCCTCCTGGCAGGTCTGGGCGAGGAGCAGCGCCGCGAGGTGGAGGCCGACCGCACCGCCTTCATGCTCACGCTGAACGCCCGGGTCATGAGGGAGCCCGACGCCCTCGGCAACCCCCGCATCCCCGACTTCGAGCGCATCCGGAAGTCCAGGCCGTACGGTCGTACGAAGCTGTTTCCGGCAGCGCGCCGTCGGCAACAGCGGGCTCGCGACGACGCGCGGTACCTCGTACGCCGCGTGTTCTCGGCCGTCGACGCGATGCTCTGCTTCTACTCGGTCATGGACATCCTGGCCGCAGCGGCACGCCGACACGGTCGGCAGGACGAGGCGGAAGGCCTGGAACGGGCGGCCGAACCCGGTGAGTTGGTGCGTGCCTGGCTGAAGGAGACACCGCACGAGCTCGAAGAGACATGAAGGATCCACCTGGATGCCCAGATGCGATCGCCGGCCTGGGAGTCCCTGGACCGCCACGTGGACCACATCAAACGGACAGTCGTCGACGCCTGGCCGAACCGCGAGCCGCCGAAGCTCCCCCGGGCCGCCCCGAACCCCCAGCTTCCCCCTCGGACCAAACTCGCCCACCCGCAGGACCGGCCCACTCCGACCGACCGCACCCGGCCGCCCCCGCAGGACACTCATTTAGTGACACCCTCGCCTACAGCCCGGCAGGCTCCGGACGACCCCCGACGACCCGCACGAGCCGACCGTGCGCCGCCGAGTACGAGAGGGAGACGGCGGATCGCCGGGGTGTTGTTGCCGTGGCCCGATGGGCTAGTCGGGCAGTCGGTCGAGTACCCAGTGGCCGATGTCCTCCGTCATGAGGGCATGCGGGTCGTTGTCCGAGGACAGGAGATAGTCGTCGACGTCGAACTCGTCCGGGGCCAGATTGTCGAGGCCGGCGTAGAGGTCCTCCTGCCGGTCCAGGTCGCGGACCGACACCGCGCTGACGGCCGGTACGAAGCACACGGACCGGTGGGCCGTCTCGACGTTCTCACCGGCGCCGGCGAGCGCGTCGGCGATGATGCCGAACGATTCGAGCGTCCCACCCGGCGCACCGTCCAGCTCGGGGAAGCCACTGGTGGTGATCGTCTCCGGGCCGCCGAGGACCCCGTCGAGCACGGCCACCTCAGCCGGATCGCCCTGCGACTGGGCGAGGAAGTACGTGCCGTCGAAGAGCGGCCCCGCGCAGCGCAGCGTCTTCGCCCCGGCCCGCGCATCATTGCCCACGCCGTCGCCCCGTCCGCTGGACACGGCGAGCAGACGCGGGATACGAGGCCACGAGCCGACCTGTTGGAGCTGTGACTTGAACTCGGTTCTCAGCGGGCTCTCCTGGGGCGTGCCCTTCGTACCGTCCAGATACCGCCAGAGCATCTGCTGCGAGGCCGGGCTGCTGATCTGCCGCAGATAGGTGTCGTCGACAGTGGCGGTGTAGTGCGCGAACGCCTGCAGCCCGATCGGCACCCACGCCCCGCGGTGCGGGCTGTCGAACGACAGGAAGACTCCGGCCCGATGGTCGACCCGCTGCTGCTCCAGCTTCGCCAGCGCGTAGCGGGCGACGAGGCCACCCATGCTGAACCCGCCGACGAGGAGCCGGGTGTCGCCGAGTTGCTCGGCGCCGGTCCGCAGGATCGCCGCGACCACCGCCTCGGCGTTGCGCAGGATCGACTCACTCCGCTCCTCGAATCCGACGAGGATCAGCGTGCGCCCCCGGCGCCGAAGCTCGCTGATGAACGGGAACCGGCCGTTCTCCAGACCGTCCCAGAGCGAGTTGAAATCGGTCGGCCCGAGGTTGAACCCGTCGGCCAGGACGACCGGCCTGACCACACCCTTCTGCCCCGTCCCGTAGTACACCCGGGCGCTGCCGCCCGGCAGTTGCCACTCCTCGTCGGCCGCCGGCGCCCGCGAAGCCGTCGCTTCTCCGACCGGCGTCACCAGCCCGAACGCTCCGGCGGCTTTTCTGACCTGCTCCGTCGTGCTGTCGGCCACGACTGTCCCCTTCCACGCTGCTGACAACTCGGGGGAGATCCTTCGCGGTTGACTCGACCCGTATGCGTGGATTCAGCTCGGATGACTACATTGAGTGAAATTACGTCGCTGGAAGTGACGCACCGCGATGCTCGACCCGACCAATCCGCCCGGTGGGACTGGACCGGCAGCCGCACGCCGGATTCTGTCTCCAAGCGATCGCTGTCGAAGGATCAGAAGACTCTATTGGACAAGAACACGCAATATCCATCACCAGCGAATAGATCCCAGCCACCGTGGCCAGACACTTGATACAACCAACGGAGAATCCGATCAACTCCCCCCACTCATGGTTTCTCTGATCCCGAGCACAAGGGTGGGGCATGACGAAATCCCAGTCCGTACCTCTCTACATGGGCCGGATTCTCTCTCCCTCCGGAGTTCCGCAGGGCACCTGTTTCCAGTTGGCCCCCGGATATCTGGTGACCGCCTGGCACGTCGTACAGGCCACGCTGGCGCTGGGGGACGACGAGGTGCTGCGCGTCGACCGGTTGAGCCACCCCGGTGCCGAGCGGATCACAGCCCGGGTCGCGGCCGAGGACCGGCGCGCGGATCTGGCGCTGCTCAAGGCGGAGGCCTCCTTCCCGGCGAGCGCGCGGCTTCTGCGCGGCGCCCGAACGGTCAAGCAGTCCGAGCCCGTGACAGTGGTGGGACACGCTGTTGTCCAGGAGGTGGGCGACCGGGCGCCCGTCGTATGGGTGGAGGCCCTCGGCGAATGGCAGGGCGAGGCCAGCCGCTCCGACGGCGTCGTCCTGGGGCGCTTCTACTCGCGGGACATCCTCTCCGGCATGAGCGGGGCGCCGGTCCGGCAGCGGAGCGACGACAGCGTGGTCGGTGTCGTCTCCGCCCGCTACAACACCTCCGACGGCTGGCTCGTCCACAGCGTATGGGCCTCCCGCGTCGAGGAGTTGCGCTCGCTCTGCGCGGGCCACGTCGACCTCGGCGGGAGCGGGATCCAGTGGATCGGCTTCACCGCCGGCGCCGCGACAGCGGTCGCGGAGAGCGTGCTGCGGAAGCCCGGCACCGGCCCGGGCAGCGAGATTCGTGTGGAGACGGCCCGGGCGCCGGACCAGGACGGCGCGCAGGTGCTACCGCCTGCGTCCCCGGGCGGCGCCGTGGACGCGACGCCGACCGGTACGGGCGGCGCCGTGTCGGACGCGATAACGGAGGAGGTGACTCAGAGCGCGCTGGCGCGAGCCGCTCGTTGGTTCCTCGACTCCCTGTAGGGCGCGGTTCCGGCACCCCGTCGAACGCACGAGTACGGACAGCTGACGAGTTGAAAGGCCGGCCAAGTGGAAAGAAGCCCGCACGACAGCGACTACGGACACTGGTTGATGAGCGTCTCGCGGCTCAACACCCTTCCCCTGAACGTCGCGGCGGTCCTTGATGACGGCACCCCGGACGCGATCACGATCCAGCCCGGCGATGCCTACATACACATCGAGACCGGTGTGATCCTGGCGTTCGTCCTCTCCGACAACCAGGGCGCGCGCTTCCTGTTCGCGCTCGACCATGCCGACCAGAGCACGGAGCCGCTCCGGGAGGTGATCCACGTCCTCAGAGACTCATGGTTCTTCCGGAATCTCGTGAAGGCCACTCCGGTCGGAAGGGCGGTCCGGGTCGGCGGATTCCTGCTGAGGCATTTCTGGAACTGGAGCAAAGAGCCCACCGGGACCGGCTACTACCAACAACCGAACGGGAATCTTATCTTCGCCGGAACCTACCAACTGGAACCGCACTGACTCCGGTCCGTCTCGCGAATCACTTTCGGCACCGTGCACCACTCCCGGCACAGCGGAAACTCCGGCCCGTCGGGAATTCCGCATTCCGGTACGGAAAGGGTAACCAACTCATGGATTACGCGAAGGAAGTAGTGCCTGCCGTCATCGGCGGTCGGGACGTCTACATCGCCGTTCAGCGGCTCCCCGGATCCGAGCCCACCTCGTCGTCCCTCCGCAGGGTCGCCGGACAGAAGGCGGCCGAGGCT
This window of the Streptomyces niveus genome carries:
- a CDS encoding DUF427 domain-containing protein, whose protein sequence is MPDNAQYFPQMIVPTGHVEPVARRIRAFLAGRTLFDTVRAVYVWEWPGYPQYCVPAEDFTEGVLVDEDHTQKLSLGVARRHGLRIGEAARPGSARLWTEEVPPGLAGTVRIDWAAPDAWFEEDEQVFVHPRSPYTRVDALRSSRTVRVELDGEVLAEAPSTVMVFETGLPTRYYLDRLHTDLTRLVPSDTVTACPYKGTTSAYWSATTKAGSHADIAWSYDFPTRQLAPIAGLVAFYNEQADIFLDGRALPRPAPVKRTAARRPA
- a CDS encoding dienelactone hydrolase family protein, with translation MQVISEIRHDDGVLEREFTLGEIPGTLWTPGSTPAPLVLMAHNNGLPRNQSRLVARARQSAAYGYAVATIDAPGCGDRPRSAADEKARADIRRAMQAGEPVDEIFESFIGPLVEKAVPEWRTTLDALLVLPEIGGPVGYSGWTAVGIRLAVTEPRIAAAGLFAGGYVPRAQREEARQVSIPLLFLLQWDDEGNPRQRALDLFDAFGTKEKTLHANMGGHVGTPYFEVEDGNRFFGRHLK
- a CDS encoding lipase family alpha/beta hydrolase; this encodes MADSTTEQVRKAAGAFGLVTPVGEATASRAPAADEEWQLPGGSARVYYGTGQKGVVRPVVLADGFNLGPTDFNSLWDGLENGRFPFISELRRRGRTLILVGFEERSESILRNAEAVVAAILRTGAEQLGDTRLLVGGFSMGGLVARYALAKLEQQRVDHRAGVFLSFDSPHRGAWVPIGLQAFAHYTATVDDTYLRQISSPASQQMLWRYLDGTKGTPQESPLRTEFKSQLQQVGSWPRIPRLLAVSSGRGDGVGNDARAGAKTLRCAGPLFDGTYFLAQSQGDPAEVAVLDGVLGGPETITTSGFPELDGAPGGTLESFGIIADALAGAGENVETAHRSVCFVPAVSAVSVRDLDRQEDLYAGLDNLAPDEFDVDDYLLSSDNDPHALMTEDIGHWVLDRLPD
- a CDS encoding S1 family peptidase, encoding MTKSQSVPLYMGRILSPSGVPQGTCFQLAPGYLVTAWHVVQATLALGDDEVLRVDRLSHPGAERITARVAAEDRRADLALLKAEASFPASARLLRGARTVKQSEPVTVVGHAVVQEVGDRAPVVWVEALGEWQGEASRSDGVVLGRFYSRDILSGMSGAPVRQRSDDSVVGVVSARYNTSDGWLVHSVWASRVEELRSLCAGHVDLGGSGIQWIGFTAGAATAVAESVLRKPGTGPGSEIRVETARAPDQDGAQVLPPASPGGAVDATPTGTGGAVSDAITEEVTQSALARAARWFLDSL